In a single window of the Scyliorhinus torazame isolate Kashiwa2021f chromosome 2, sScyTor2.1, whole genome shotgun sequence genome:
- the LOC140394166 gene encoding protein Fer3-like — protein sequence MEEGLFDQDVAGELAFWGQFEAHSQLQNQLDGLNFDFPPLSAQLSPWSSDACQSAFPEAQFPLLDLDLQSLQVESSAGEDSSFPGDALGSKGRQRRLVPSHPYKAQRYAANIRERKRMLSINSAFDELRCHVPTFPYEKRLSKIDTLRLAIAYIALLREILLSGSDPKTYLEQSVKSGYQNQGDAIWNTSDLTARLSWIKWD from the exons ATGGAGGAAGGGCTTTTCGATCAAGATGTAGCTGGAGAGCTGGCTTTCTGGGGTCAGTTTGAGGCGCACAGTCAGCTCCAGAATCAATTGGATGGGCTGAATTTTGACTTCCCCCCTCTCAGTGCACAGCTCTCTCCCTGGTCTTCAGACGCCTGTCAGTCTGCCTTTCCCGAGGCGCAGTTCCCCCTCCTGGACCTGGACCTTCAGTCCTTGCAGGTGGAGTCCAGTGCTGGAGAGGACAGCTCCTTCCCGGGGGATGCCCTGGGCTCGAAAGGGCGCCAGCGCCGCCTCGTCCCCTCGCACCCCTACAAGGCGCAGAGGTATGCGGCTAATATTCGAGAAAGGAAAAGGATGCTCAGCATCAACTCGGCCTTCGATGAGCTCAGGTGCCATGTGCCTACCTTTCCCTACGAGAAGCGCCTGTCCAAGATCGACACCCTGCGGCTGGCTATCGCCTACATCGCCCTGCTCCGGGAAATCCTGCTCTCCGGCTCTGACCCCAAGACCTACCTGGAGCAAAGTGTGAAAAGCGGCTACCAGAACCAGGGCGACGCAATCTGGAACACCAGCG ATCTGACAGCCCGTCTTTCCTGGATAAAGTGGGATTAG